From one Oncorhynchus clarkii lewisi isolate Uvic-CL-2024 chromosome 6, UVic_Ocla_1.0, whole genome shotgun sequence genomic stretch:
- the LOC139410828 gene encoding E3 ubiquitin-protein ligase RNF10-like, which yields MLERTVALSLELGLNTSHRKETTMEKNPNSNKVPPRSSSTGPTAGESKPKTDGKGNGSSKRYSRKREPSLPKSDSFPGPRRTNSQKSKNFDKRPTQRGEARQYGITGGGRREEVAECRRAEFSPAQFAGPKKISLNHLLNFTFEPRGGHGGLGGEKHSCWGRHNKWGHKHKPFNKELFLQANCQFVVTDDQDYKAQFTDPDTLVNWDCVQQVRIYSHEVPSCPICLYPPVAAHITRCGHIFCWPCMLHYLSLSDKSWSKCPICYESVHSDDLKSVVAMETRQYAVGDLITMRLMRREKGALVAMPTSQWVKVEGPICFGDVHLSPYSKLLLASQEQLLGLVAEEKFVLQAQLTLEEDATACFIQSALCSLQEREEALLKHQKACTKDNLELSSLTLADPLSPEEEVVTIFSSTKPVLQYSSAFDDEVAEVPEEDPEDAPGEEPELPEGLLERVLEESTEASGDAAPEPQPAEENPPSQAETMRPQTSEHGPSYYFYQAEDCQQMFLHPVNVRCLLREYGSLEASPHTITATVVEIEGQTITEEIRRRHRYLAHLPLTCEFSICELALQPPTLSKETLDSFADDLEKRKRLRQKKARDEKRRERRIEMEENKKQGKYPEVHIGLENFQQFPAFGSPLHNGSPPVYPEFLLAPPSFLSSSPVSDGLMFPSLSGHSPVPSVGSVEDDSNCMSFAQMLRDGKARVDAGPWTTSKKVADSDGESDGESNRVPVPSFQNSFSQAFEEALLQHQGPTAPTQPLVIPEEKRGKKKKKQKLLFSTSMVHTK from the exons ATGCTAGAGCGCACGGTCGCTCTCTCCCTGGAGCTCGGGCTAAATACCTCTCACCGAAAGGAGACAACTATGGAGAAGAATCCAAACAGCAACAAGGTTCCGCCCCGTTCGAGTTCTACAGGCCCAACAGCCGGCGAATCTAAACCGAAAACAG atggtaagggtaaTGGAAGCTCTAAGCGCTACAGCCGCAAGCGAGAGCCCTCCCTTCCCAAGAGTGACAGTTTCCCTGGCCCTCGTCGCACCAATTCACAGAAAAGCAAGAATTTTGACAAGAGGCCCACCCAGAGAGGTGAAGCCCGGCAGTATGGCATTACAGGTGGAGGAAGACGTGAAGAG GTAGCAGAGTGCCGCCGGGCCGAGTTCAGCCCGGCTCAGTTTGCTGGACCCAAAAAGATCAGTTTGAACCACTTGCTCAACTTCACGTTTGAGCCTCGTGGGGGCCATGGTGGCCTAGGAGGAGAGAAACACTCCTGCTGGGGCCGCCACAACAAGTGGGGCCACAAGCATAAGCCCTTCAACAAGGAGCTTTTCCTCCAGGCCAA CTGCCAGTTTGTGGTGACTGATGACCAGGACTACAAGGCTCAGTTCACTGACCCAGACACTCTTGTGAACTGGGACTGTGTGCAGCAAGTG CGCATCTACAGTCATGAGGTTCCCTCCTGCCCCATCTGCCTCTACCCCCCTGTAGCGGCCCATATCACCCGCTGTGGCCACATCTTCTGCTGGCCATGCATGCTGCACTACCTGTCTCTCAGTGACAAGAGCTGGTCCAAGTGCCCCATCTGTTATGAGTCTGTACACTCTGACGACCTCaaaag TGTGGTTGCAATGGAGACCAGGCAGTATGCAGTTGGTGACCTCATCACCATGCGCCTAATGCGAAGGGAGAAGGGGGCTCTGGTGGCCATGCCCACCTCCCAGTGGGTGAAGGTGGAGGGGCCTATTTGCTTTGGAG ATGTCCACCTGAGCCCGTACTCCAAGCTGCTGCTTGCCTCTCAAGAGCAGTTACTGGGCCTGGTGGCTGAGGAGAAGTTTGTTTTGCAGGCTCAGCTCACCCTGGAGGAGGATGCCACAGCCTGTTTCATCCAGAGCGCCTTGTGCAGTCTCCAG GAGCGAGAGGAGGCTCTGCTGAAGCACCAGAAGGCATGTACTAAGGACAACTTAGAACTGTCAAGTCTCACTCTGGCAGACCCCCTCTCCCCTGAGGAGGAAGTAGTGACAATCTTCAGCAGTACCAAG CCGGTGCTGCAATACTCCTCTGCATTTGATGATGAGGTAGCAGAGGTTCCAGAGGAGGATCCAGAGGATGCGCCTGGTGAGGAACCAGAGCTCCCGGAAGGACTCCTGGAGAGAGTGCTGGAGGAGTCCACTGAGGCCTCTGGGGATGCAGCTCCAGAGCCCCAGCCTGCTGAGGAGAACCCTCCCAGCCAGGCTGAAACAATGCGGCCCCAAACCTCAGAGCATGGCCCCTCCTATTACTTCTACCAAG CGGAGGACTGCCAGCAGATGTTTTTGCACCCAGTGAACGTGCGCTGTCTGCTGCGTGAGTACGGCAGCCTGGAGGCCAGCCCTCACACCATCACTGCCACTGTGGTGGAGATTGAGGGGCAGACTATCACAGAG GAGATTCGCCGTCGACACCGCTACCTGGCTCACCTGCCGCTCACCTGTGAGTTCAGCATCTGTGAGCTGGCCCTGCAGCCCCCCACCCTGTCCAAAGAGACCCTGGACAGCTTTGCAG ATGACTTGGAGAAAAGAAAGCGTCTCAGACAAAAGAAAGCAAGGGATGAGAAGCGCAGGGAGAGGCGTATTGAGATGGAGGAGAACAAGAAGCAGGGGAAAT ATCCAGAGGTGCATATTGGGCTGGAGAATTTTCAGCAGTTCCCGGCATTTGGATCACCACTTCACAATGGCAGTCCACCTGTGTACCCTGAATTTCTGTTAGCCCCTCCCTCATTCCTCAGCAGCAGCCCTGTTTCTG ATGGGCTGATGTTCCCCAGTCTGAGTGGACACAGCCCTGTGCCCAGCGTGGGCAGTGTGGAGGATGACTCTAACTGCATGTCGTTCGCTCAG ATGCTGAGAGATGGGAAAGCCAGGGTAGATGCTGGGCCATGGACCACCTCAAAGAAAG TGGCAGATAGtgatggagagagtgatggagagagtaaCCGGGTCCCAGTTCCCAGCTTCCAGAACTCTTTCAGCCAGGCCTTCGAGGAGGCACTCCTGCAGCACCAAGGTCCAACTGCTCCAACCCAGCCGTTGGTCATCCCCG aggaaaagagagggaaaaagaagaagaaacagaagctTCTATTCAGCACCTCCATGGTTCACACAAAGTAG